A window of Ruania suaedae contains these coding sequences:
- a CDS encoding alpha-mannosidase: MHDTTARTEHRLRRFISERLLPATYRSREAVTVTVWDVPDEPVPFAEAAGQEYHPFSVPAPWGRPWSTSWFHLTGRVPAEWADQLAAGCQLELVVDLGFTTANPGFQAEGALWSPQGRLLKGLEPRNQHLGLAAGTEELDLFVEAASNPDVPGGQWIKPTPMGDKATAGTDPIYTFRAADLALLDTGVYELTADVLALQGLMLELEATSPRRAQILRALEDMMDAVDPDDVAGTSAEGRRHLAEVLSARAATSAHRIHAVGHAHIDSAWLWPVRETVRKCARTFSNVLDLMDRDPEFTFACSSAQQYAWMKEYYPELYGRIAERVREGRFIPVGGMWVESDTNMPGGEAMARQFVAGTQFFLDEFGVEPREVWLPDSFGYSAALPQIARASGKEFFLTQKISWNDTNTMPHHTFDWQGIDGTRIFTHFPPVDTYNAMLNAAELARAERQYAEKGRANTSLAPYGYGDGGGGPTRELLAQAHRVADLEGSPQVHLSTPQEFFETAREEYARPPVWTGEMYLEYHRGTYTSQHRTKAGNRRSEHLLREAELWATTAAVQVGAEYPAQALQRLWRQVLLQQFHDILPGSSIAWVHREAERHYEEIAAELNQLIATAIASLVGEGSKALALNAGPYAVEGVPAMGAVEAVEPHAEARLEAVGQDWVLTNPRVRVTVDPRGLITSLVDLVTDREVVAAGRAVNLLQVHRDIPNEWDAWDIDAHYRHVVTDLDTVEEITTETHGHEVAVVVRRSFGTSSIVQRITLPADGDVELTTEVDWHERQKLLKLAFPLDLAAERATSEIQFGHIHRPTAVNTSWDAARFETVAHRWVHVGEPDFGVAVANDVTYGHDIHTDVDGEGHPVTVVRQSLLRAPLFPDPDADQGRHVLRTVLAAGVGIDGAVRAGYAVNLPLRQATGEREVTPLVAVDHPGVVVEAVKLAEDGSGDVVVRLYEAHGHRAEAVVRAGFDTTGAVETDLLERPGPTRAGARSHGDRVHLSLRPFQVCTLRYRRG; the protein is encoded by the coding sequence GTGCACGACACCACTGCTCGTACCGAGCACCGCCTGCGCCGCTTCATCTCCGAACGCCTCCTCCCGGCGACGTACCGCAGCAGGGAGGCAGTGACGGTCACCGTCTGGGACGTGCCGGACGAGCCCGTCCCGTTCGCCGAGGCCGCCGGGCAGGAGTACCACCCGTTCTCCGTGCCCGCACCGTGGGGCCGGCCGTGGAGCACCTCGTGGTTCCACCTCACCGGCCGCGTGCCCGCCGAGTGGGCGGACCAGCTCGCCGCCGGCTGCCAGCTCGAGCTCGTGGTCGACCTCGGATTCACGACGGCGAACCCCGGCTTCCAGGCCGAGGGCGCCCTGTGGTCGCCGCAGGGACGCCTGCTGAAGGGCCTCGAGCCGCGTAACCAGCACCTCGGCCTGGCCGCGGGCACCGAGGAGCTGGACCTGTTCGTCGAGGCTGCCTCGAACCCGGACGTGCCCGGCGGCCAGTGGATCAAGCCGACCCCGATGGGGGACAAGGCCACCGCCGGAACCGACCCGATCTACACCTTCCGCGCGGCCGACCTCGCCCTGCTCGACACCGGCGTGTACGAGCTGACCGCCGACGTGCTGGCCCTGCAGGGGCTCATGCTCGAGCTGGAGGCCACCTCCCCGAGGCGGGCGCAGATCCTGCGCGCCCTCGAGGACATGATGGACGCCGTCGACCCCGACGACGTCGCCGGCACCTCCGCCGAGGGCCGTCGCCATCTCGCGGAGGTGCTCAGCGCCCGGGCCGCCACCTCCGCCCACCGGATCCACGCCGTCGGGCATGCCCACATCGACTCCGCGTGGTTGTGGCCCGTGCGCGAGACGGTGCGCAAGTGCGCGCGCACGTTCTCCAACGTGCTCGACCTGATGGACCGGGACCCCGAGTTCACCTTCGCCTGCTCCTCGGCCCAGCAGTACGCCTGGATGAAGGAGTACTACCCCGAGCTGTACGGCCGGATCGCCGAGCGGGTGCGCGAGGGCCGCTTCATCCCCGTGGGCGGGATGTGGGTGGAGTCCGACACCAACATGCCCGGCGGGGAGGCGATGGCGCGCCAGTTCGTGGCCGGCACCCAGTTCTTCCTGGACGAGTTCGGCGTCGAGCCGCGGGAGGTGTGGCTGCCGGACTCTTTCGGCTACTCCGCCGCGCTGCCCCAGATCGCCCGGGCCAGCGGTAAGGAGTTCTTCCTCACCCAGAAGATCTCCTGGAACGACACTAACACGATGCCGCACCACACCTTCGACTGGCAGGGCATCGACGGCACCCGGATCTTCACCCACTTCCCGCCGGTGGACACCTACAACGCCATGCTCAACGCCGCCGAGCTGGCGCGTGCCGAGCGCCAGTACGCCGAGAAGGGCCGCGCCAACACCTCCCTCGCCCCCTACGGCTACGGCGACGGCGGCGGTGGCCCCACCCGCGAGCTGCTGGCCCAGGCGCACCGCGTGGCCGACCTCGAGGGCTCACCGCAGGTGCACCTGTCCACCCCGCAGGAGTTCTTCGAGACCGCACGCGAGGAGTACGCCCGGCCGCCGGTGTGGACCGGGGAGATGTACCTGGAGTACCACCGCGGCACCTACACCTCCCAGCACCGCACCAAGGCCGGCAACCGCCGCAGCGAGCACCTGCTGCGCGAGGCCGAGCTGTGGGCGACCACGGCCGCCGTGCAGGTGGGGGCCGAGTACCCGGCGCAGGCGTTGCAGCGGCTCTGGCGCCAGGTGCTGCTGCAGCAGTTCCACGACATCCTGCCCGGGTCCTCCATCGCCTGGGTGCACCGGGAGGCCGAGCGTCACTACGAGGAGATCGCCGCCGAGCTGAACCAGCTCATCGCGACTGCGATCGCAAGCCTGGTGGGGGAGGGGAGCAAGGCCCTCGCGCTGAACGCCGGCCCGTACGCCGTCGAGGGTGTCCCGGCCATGGGCGCCGTCGAGGCGGTCGAGCCGCACGCCGAGGCGCGCCTGGAGGCCGTCGGGCAGGACTGGGTGCTGACGAACCCGCGGGTGCGCGTGACCGTGGACCCCCGCGGGCTGATCACCTCGCTGGTCGACCTGGTCACCGACCGGGAGGTGGTGGCGGCCGGGCGCGCGGTGAACCTGCTGCAGGTCCACCGTGACATCCCGAACGAGTGGGACGCGTGGGACATCGACGCCCACTACCGGCACGTGGTCACGGACCTGGACACCGTCGAGGAGATCACCACCGAGACCCACGGCCACGAGGTGGCCGTGGTGGTGCGGCGCTCGTTCGGCACCTCCTCGATCGTCCAGCGGATCACGCTGCCCGCCGACGGCGACGTCGAGCTCACCACCGAGGTGGACTGGCACGAGCGGCAGAAGCTGCTCAAGCTCGCCTTCCCGCTCGACCTGGCGGCCGAGCGCGCCACCTCCGAGATCCAGTTCGGTCACATCCACCGGCCGACGGCGGTCAACACCTCCTGGGACGCCGCCCGGTTCGAGACCGTCGCCCACCGGTGGGTGCACGTGGGTGAGCCGGACTTCGGCGTCGCCGTGGCCAACGACGTGACCTACGGTCACGACATCCACACCGATGTCGACGGCGAGGGGCACCCGGTCACGGTGGTGCGGCAGTCGCTGCTGCGCGCACCGTTGTTCCCCGACCCCGACGCCGACCAGGGCCGGCACGTGCTGCGCACCGTGCTCGCCGCCGGGGTGGGGATCGACGGCGCCGTGCGTGCCGGCTATGCCGTCAATCTGCCTTTGCGTCAGGCCACCGGCGAACGGGAGGTCACGCCGCTGGTGGCGGTGGACCATCCGGGCGTGGTGGTCGAGGCGGTCAAGCTCGCCGAGGACGGGTCCGGGGATGTGGTGGTCCGCCTCTACGAGGCGCACGGCCACCGCGCCGAAGCCGTGGTGCGGGCCGGGTTCGACACGACCGGGGCGGTCGAGACCGACCTGCTCGAGCGGCCGGGCCCCACCCGGGCGGGGGCGCGCTCCCACGGTGATCGCGTGCACCTGAGCCTGCGTCCGTTCCAGGTCTGCACCCTGCGCTACCGCCGGGGCTGA
- the purU gene encoding formyltetrahydrofolate deformylase, which translates to MTSAATLADEPTTHWVLTLSCPDRPGIVHAVAGAIATGGGNITESQQFGDPETGLFFMRVQVEGDLTQAELEGSIEPIAGQFGMSWLVDRVGRPMRTLMLGSTTEHCVGDLLFRQQSQRLPVDIVGLVSNHTVLRPLAEFYGVGFHHVPVTKQTKAEAEARLLALVEELDVELVVLARYMQILSDEVCTALAGRVINIHHSFLPSFKGARPYAQAHDRGVKLIGATAHYATASLDEGPIIEQDVERVTHADDATELVAIGQDVERRVLARAVRWHAEHRVLLNGHRTVIFR; encoded by the coding sequence GTGACGAGCGCAGCCACTCTTGCGGACGAGCCCACCACGCACTGGGTGCTCACCCTCTCCTGCCCCGACCGGCCCGGGATCGTGCACGCGGTCGCCGGGGCGATCGCCACCGGCGGCGGCAACATCACCGAGTCCCAGCAGTTCGGGGACCCCGAGACGGGTCTGTTCTTCATGCGCGTGCAGGTGGAGGGGGACCTGACGCAGGCCGAGCTGGAGGGGTCGATCGAGCCGATCGCCGGGCAGTTCGGGATGTCGTGGCTGGTGGACCGGGTGGGCCGGCCGATGCGCACCCTGATGCTCGGCTCGACCACCGAGCACTGCGTCGGGGACCTGCTCTTCCGTCAGCAGTCCCAGCGGCTGCCGGTCGACATCGTCGGGCTGGTCTCCAACCACACGGTGCTGCGACCGCTGGCCGAGTTCTACGGCGTCGGCTTCCATCACGTGCCGGTGACCAAGCAGACCAAGGCCGAGGCCGAGGCGCGCCTGCTCGCCCTGGTCGAGGAGCTCGACGTCGAGCTCGTGGTGCTGGCCCGCTACATGCAGATCCTCTCGGACGAGGTTTGCACCGCCCTGGCCGGGCGGGTCATCAACATCCACCACTCGTTCCTGCCGAGCTTCAAGGGCGCCCGCCCCTACGCCCAGGCCCACGACCGCGGGGTGAAGCTGATCGGGGCCACCGCCCACTACGCCACGGCGTCGCTGGACGAGGGCCCGATCATCGAGCAGGACGTCGAGCGCGTCACCCACGCCGACGACGCCACCGAGCTGGTGGCGATCGGTCAGGACGTCGAGCGGCGCGTGCTCGCCCGCGCGGTGCGCTGGCACGCCGAGCACCGGGTGTTGCTGAACGGGCACCGGACCGTCATCTTCCGATGA
- a CDS encoding GNAT family N-acetyltransferase, whose product MDELKIDVVDAEHAGELLTVRRAAFVTEAQLYDDPHIPSLTQTLDELVADLERADVVTLGAWDGPRLVGSVRVGLEEDRALLGRLAVVPDLQGQGIGTQLLMAVLQYLPEQTQEVWVFTGQDSKQNLSLYAKHGFEHQYDQNAGDLTYAYLRKILGGMAGDEAASAAVEETSPSASS is encoded by the coding sequence ATGGATGAGCTGAAGATCGACGTCGTGGACGCCGAGCACGCCGGTGAGCTGCTGACCGTGCGCCGTGCCGCCTTCGTGACCGAGGCCCAGCTCTACGACGATCCGCACATCCCCTCCCTCACCCAGACCCTGGACGAGCTCGTGGCCGACCTCGAGCGGGCCGACGTGGTCACGCTCGGCGCCTGGGACGGGCCGCGGCTGGTGGGCTCGGTCCGGGTCGGGCTCGAGGAGGACCGTGCGCTGCTGGGACGCCTCGCCGTCGTGCCGGACCTGCAGGGCCAGGGCATCGGCACCCAGCTGCTGATGGCGGTGCTGCAGTACCTGCCCGAGCAGACCCAGGAGGTCTGGGTCTTCACCGGTCAGGACTCCAAGCAGAACCTCTCCCTCTACGCCAAGCACGGCTTCGAGCACCAGTACGACCAGAACGCCGGCGACCTCACCTACGCCTATCTGCGCAAGATCCTCGGCGGGATGGCAGGCGACGAGGCGGCGAGCGCCGCCGTCGAGGAGACCTCTCCCTCGGCGAGCTCCTGA
- the glyA gene encoding serine hydroxymethyltransferase: MTQSVSEQSSTPVRDQSLAELDPDIAAVLEGELTRQRDTLEMIASENFVPRAVLQAQGSVLTNKYAEGYPGKRYYGGCEQVDIAENLAIDRAKALFGAEYANVQPHSGATANAAVLHALATPGETILGLSLAHGGHLTHGMKINFSGKLYNVAAYGVDPDTYRVDMDAVREAALEHRPKVIIAGWSAYPRQLDFAAFREIADEVGAYLWTDMAHFAGLVAAGLHPSPVPHSDVVSTTVHKTLGGPRSGLILARDAEAFGKKLNSAVFPGQQGGPLMHVIAAKAVALKVAAGEEFKERQERTVAGAQIIAERLTGSDVAGAGVSVLTGGTDVHLTLVDLRDSALDGQQAEDLLHAAGITVNRNAVPFDPRPPRVTSGLRIGTPALASRGFGETEFREVADIIAGVLAAGEGADIDAATARVKALTDAFPLYPGLQQ, translated from the coding sequence ATGACCCAGTCCGTGAGCGAGCAGTCCAGCACCCCGGTGCGTGACCAGAGCCTCGCCGAGCTCGACCCCGACATCGCCGCCGTCCTCGAGGGCGAGCTGACCCGTCAGCGTGACACCCTCGAGATGATCGCCAGCGAGAACTTCGTGCCTCGCGCCGTCCTGCAGGCGCAGGGCTCGGTGCTGACGAACAAGTACGCCGAGGGCTACCCGGGCAAGCGGTACTACGGAGGCTGCGAGCAGGTCGACATCGCCGAGAACCTCGCGATCGACCGGGCCAAGGCGCTCTTCGGCGCCGAGTACGCCAACGTCCAGCCCCACTCCGGCGCGACGGCGAACGCGGCCGTGCTGCACGCCCTCGCCACCCCGGGCGAGACCATCCTCGGGCTCTCCCTCGCCCACGGTGGTCACCTCACCCACGGGATGAAGATCAACTTCTCGGGCAAGCTGTACAACGTCGCCGCCTACGGCGTGGACCCCGACACCTACCGGGTGGACATGGACGCCGTGCGCGAGGCCGCGCTCGAGCACCGGCCGAAGGTGATCATCGCCGGGTGGTCGGCCTACCCGCGCCAGCTCGACTTCGCCGCCTTCCGCGAGATCGCCGACGAGGTCGGCGCCTACCTGTGGACCGACATGGCCCACTTCGCCGGTCTGGTGGCGGCGGGCCTGCACCCGAGCCCGGTGCCCCACTCCGACGTCGTCTCCACCACCGTGCACAAGACCCTCGGTGGGCCGCGCTCGGGTCTGATCCTGGCCCGTGACGCCGAGGCGTTCGGCAAGAAGCTCAACTCGGCCGTCTTCCCGGGCCAGCAGGGTGGCCCGCTGATGCACGTCATCGCCGCCAAGGCGGTGGCCCTCAAGGTGGCCGCGGGGGAGGAGTTCAAGGAGCGCCAGGAGCGCACGGTGGCCGGCGCGCAGATCATCGCCGAGCGCCTCACCGGATCCGACGTCGCGGGCGCCGGGGTCTCGGTGCTCACCGGCGGCACCGATGTGCACCTGACCCTGGTCGACCTGCGCGACTCCGCACTCGACGGCCAGCAGGCCGAGGACCTCCTGCACGCGGCCGGGATCACCGTCAACCGCAACGCCGTGCCCTTCGACCCGCGCCCGCCGCGGGTGACCTCCGGGCTGCGGATCGGCACCCCGGCACTGGCCTCCCGCGGCTTCGGCGAGACCGAGTTCCGCGAGGTGGCCGACATCATCGCCGGTGTGCTCGCCGCCGGTGAGGGCGCCGACATCGACGCCGCCACGGCCCGGGTGAAGGCCCTGACCGACGCGTTCCCGCTCTACCCCGGGCTGCAGCAGTGA
- a CDS encoding bifunctional 5,10-methylenetetrahydrofolate dehydrogenase/5,10-methenyltetrahydrofolate cyclohydrolase, producing the protein MTARMLPGKPVAEAVLADLAPRIEALVAAGHRPGLGTILVGDDSASAGYIRMKQDKAAELGFTSPHIHLGGDATQADVLGAIRDMNSADDVHAVLMQHPTPPQIDFDAALLALDPDKDVDGLHPVNMGRLALGMPGPVPCTPAGIEAILAYYEIPISGREVCILGRGTTLGRPLALLLSQKRPTANAAVTVVHTGVPNWADYTRRAEVVIAAAGVPGILQPEHLTPGVTVIGGGVRYEGRKLLPDVDTACEEVAGAITPRVGGVGPTTIAMLFKNAVEAAERRAGTAAP; encoded by the coding sequence GTGACCGCCCGGATGCTGCCGGGCAAGCCGGTCGCCGAGGCCGTGCTCGCAGATCTGGCGCCGCGGATCGAGGCGCTCGTGGCCGCCGGTCACCGCCCCGGCCTGGGCACGATCCTGGTGGGTGACGACTCCGCCTCCGCCGGATACATCCGGATGAAGCAGGACAAGGCGGCCGAGCTCGGCTTCACCTCCCCGCACATCCACCTGGGTGGCGACGCCACGCAGGCGGACGTGCTCGGTGCCATCCGGGACATGAACTCCGCCGACGACGTGCATGCGGTGCTCATGCAGCACCCGACGCCGCCGCAGATCGACTTCGACGCCGCGCTGCTCGCCCTCGACCCCGACAAGGACGTGGACGGGCTGCACCCGGTGAACATGGGCCGCCTCGCCCTGGGGATGCCCGGGCCGGTCCCGTGCACGCCGGCCGGGATCGAGGCGATCCTCGCGTACTACGAGATCCCGATCTCCGGGCGTGAGGTGTGCATCCTCGGCCGGGGCACGACGCTGGGCCGTCCGCTGGCGCTGCTACTCTCCCAGAAGCGCCCGACGGCGAACGCGGCCGTCACCGTGGTGCACACGGGCGTGCCGAACTGGGCCGACTACACCCGGCGCGCCGAGGTGGTCATCGCCGCCGCCGGCGTCCCGGGGATCCTGCAGCCGGAGCACCTGACGCCCGGCGTCACGGTCATCGGCGGTGGTGTGCGCTACGAGGGTCGCAAGCTCCTGCCGGACGTGGACACCGCCTGCGAGGAGGTCGCCGGCGCGATCACCCCGCGGGTGGGCGGCGTGGGGCCGACGACGATCGCGATGCTGTTCAAGAACGCGGTCGAGGCTGCCGAGCGGCGGGCGGGGACCGCCGCTCCGTAG
- a CDS encoding MarR family winged helix-turn-helix transcriptional regulator yields MHPDPDQPAQGPGVAEDPQRWPTGRLLSAAARRVERAWDAYLTQWSLSHASVPVLAILAGGGHSQREIADHLDVTEQTTSRIIAGLERSGYVRRSAHPEDRRRHIVEITGDGFAALGALNVPETIAGLVPHDLDEDELAELRRLLIRFLGS; encoded by the coding sequence GTGCACCCTGACCCTGATCAGCCCGCCCAGGGGCCCGGCGTCGCCGAGGATCCGCAGCGGTGGCCCACCGGGCGACTGCTGTCCGCCGCCGCCCGGCGGGTCGAGCGCGCCTGGGATGCCTACCTGACCCAGTGGTCCCTCAGCCACGCCTCGGTCCCGGTGCTGGCGATCCTGGCGGGAGGCGGACACTCCCAGCGGGAGATCGCCGACCACCTGGACGTGACCGAGCAGACGACCAGCCGGATCATCGCCGGGCTCGAGCGCTCGGGTTACGTGCGCCGCTCAGCCCACCCCGAGGATCGGCGCCGCCACATCGTGGAGATCACCGGGGACGGGTTCGCCGCCCTCGGAGCGCTGAACGTGCCCGAGACCATCGCCGGGCTCGTCCCGCACGACCTGGACGAGGACGAACTGGCCGAACTGCGCCGGTTGCTGATCCGGTTCCTGGGCAGCTAG
- a CDS encoding MMPL family transporter: MLSNRRSVLVRSLVVALALVAWLAVGAFGGMAQGQLSTVQENDPSVFLPESAESTRAAELTEEFSVDETFPALVVVERADGGTLDEDDMAAIGELAGAVPGLDLPAGGTVGEYLSTDEVPAIPSEDGEAALLPVTLDGATAGDLIGEEEDRVSVAVVDRLRAEVGQTLPDAGLEGWVTGPAAATADLTSAFAGIDGILLGVALAVVLVILGFVYRSPLLPFVVIFTSVFSLCLAALVIVPLAGADVLLLNGQSQGILSILVIGAATDYSLLLVARYREELTRHEHPATAMRIAWRATLEPIAASAGTVIVGLLCLLLSDLGSNASLGPVAAIGIVAAVLGALTLLPALLLIPGSRARVMFWPKRPTRDDGARHREHVPRGLWARVAALVSRRARRVWVVTAVVLLGLAAFVPTFDADGTSDNDVFLNETESVTGEEVLSEHFAVGTVQPVEIVAEEAVAQDVVDSAEQVSGVTSASVLTEASGQEGEQGGGGQEGGGQEGGQEGGPEDAPPLLVDGRVLVEVVTDDSAESQEVLSTVTGLREAMAGVDGETLVGGAAAERLDTQQTAERDLRTIVPVVLVVIAVMLMLLLRAVVAPLVLLGANVLSFAATMGLAAIVFNHVLDFPGADATVPLYGFVFLVALGIDYSIFLMTRVREESLQVGTRQGVQRGLAVTGGVITSAGLVLAATFSALWVIPLLFLAQLAFIVAVGVLIDTFVVRSLLVPGIVHELGRRSWWPWAKRVPQD; the protein is encoded by the coding sequence ATGCTGAGTAACCGCCGGTCGGTGCTGGTCCGTTCCCTGGTTGTCGCCCTCGCCCTGGTGGCCTGGCTGGCGGTCGGCGCCTTCGGGGGGATGGCCCAGGGTCAGCTCTCCACCGTGCAGGAGAACGATCCCTCGGTGTTCCTGCCGGAGAGTGCTGAGTCCACCCGCGCGGCGGAGCTGACCGAGGAGTTCTCGGTCGACGAGACCTTCCCGGCGCTGGTCGTGGTCGAACGGGCCGACGGCGGCACGCTCGACGAGGACGACATGGCAGCGATCGGCGAGCTGGCCGGTGCCGTCCCGGGCCTCGACCTGCCCGCGGGGGGCACCGTCGGCGAGTACCTGAGCACCGATGAGGTCCCGGCGATCCCGAGCGAGGACGGTGAGGCGGCGCTGCTGCCGGTCACCCTCGATGGGGCGACCGCCGGCGATCTCATCGGCGAGGAGGAGGACCGGGTCTCGGTCGCCGTCGTGGACCGGTTGCGCGCGGAGGTGGGCCAGACGCTGCCTGACGCCGGCCTCGAGGGCTGGGTGACGGGCCCGGCGGCGGCCACTGCCGACCTCACCTCGGCCTTCGCCGGTATCGACGGCATCCTGCTCGGGGTGGCGCTGGCCGTGGTGCTGGTGATCCTGGGCTTCGTCTACCGCTCGCCGCTCCTGCCGTTCGTCGTCATCTTCACGTCGGTGTTCTCGCTGTGCCTGGCAGCGCTGGTGATCGTGCCGCTGGCGGGAGCGGACGTGCTGCTGCTGAACGGGCAGAGCCAGGGGATCCTGTCGATCCTGGTGATCGGTGCCGCGACCGACTACTCGCTGCTGCTGGTGGCTCGCTACCGCGAGGAACTCACCCGCCACGAGCATCCCGCCACGGCCATGCGGATCGCCTGGCGCGCCACCCTGGAGCCGATCGCGGCCAGTGCGGGCACGGTGATCGTGGGCCTGCTGTGCCTGCTCCTGTCGGACCTGGGTTCGAACGCGAGCCTGGGGCCGGTCGCAGCGATCGGGATCGTCGCCGCGGTGCTCGGTGCGCTGACCCTGCTGCCGGCGCTGCTGCTGATCCCGGGCTCGCGGGCCCGGGTGATGTTCTGGCCCAAGCGCCCCACCCGCGACGACGGAGCTCGCCACCGCGAGCACGTGCCCCGGGGCCTGTGGGCCCGAGTGGCCGCGCTGGTCTCCCGGCGCGCGCGTCGGGTGTGGGTGGTGACGGCGGTGGTGCTGCTCGGGCTGGCGGCCTTCGTGCCGACGTTCGATGCCGACGGCACCAGCGACAACGACGTCTTCCTCAACGAGACCGAGTCGGTCACCGGCGAGGAGGTGCTGTCCGAGCACTTCGCGGTCGGCACGGTGCAGCCGGTGGAGATCGTCGCCGAGGAGGCCGTGGCGCAGGACGTCGTGGACTCTGCCGAGCAGGTCAGCGGTGTCACGAGCGCCTCGGTGCTGACCGAGGCGTCCGGCCAGGAAGGTGAGCAAGGGGGAGGCGGCCAGGAAGGAGGCGGCCAGGAAGGCGGCCAGGAGGGTGGCCCCGAGGACGCGCCCCCGCTGCTGGTCGACGGCCGGGTGCTGGTGGAGGTCGTCACGGACGACTCCGCGGAGAGCCAGGAGGTGCTCAGCACCGTGACGGGCCTGCGGGAGGCGATGGCCGGCGTCGACGGCGAGACCCTCGTGGGCGGTGCGGCCGCCGAGCGGCTGGACACCCAGCAGACCGCCGAGCGGGACCTGCGCACCATCGTCCCGGTGGTGCTCGTGGTCATCGCGGTGATGCTGATGCTGCTGCTGCGGGCCGTCGTGGCGCCGCTGGTGCTGCTGGGCGCCAACGTGCTCTCGTTCGCGGCCACCATGGGGCTGGCGGCGATCGTGTTCAACCACGTGCTCGACTTCCCGGGGGCCGACGCCACGGTGCCGCTGTACGGATTCGTGTTCCTGGTGGCGCTGGGCATCGACTACTCGATCTTCCTGATGACACGGGTGCGGGAGGAGTCCCTGCAGGTCGGCACCCGGCAGGGGGTGCAGCGCGGACTGGCCGTGACCGGGGGAGTGATCACCTCCGCCGGTCTGGTGCTGGCGGCGACGTTCTCGGCCCTGTGGGTGATCCCGCTGCTGTTCCTGGCCCAGCTGGCGTTCATCGTCGCGGTCGGTGTGCTGATCGACACGTTCGTGGTGCGCAGTCTGCTCGTGCCCGGCATCGTGCACGAGCTGGGGCGGCGCTCCTGGTGGCCGTGGGCCAAGCGGGTGCCGCAGGACTGA
- a CDS encoding exodeoxyribonuclease III translates to MPSHPPTSLSIATFNVNGIRAAFRRGMGAWLTRHAPDVLLLQEVRATDEIIEGYLGEGWYLAHEEGAAKGRAGVAIASRRPFEDVRIGVGEPSARVDGESGRWVEADIRCGDRSVTVVSTYIHSGTAGTPSMDEKYAFLDKVSARMGELGAQGRTAVVAGDVNIGHTERDIKNWKGNRKNAGFLPEERAYLDRWTGELGWVDLGRHFAGDVDGPYTWWSWRGKAFDNDSGWRIDYQLASPALAPLAVEAIVDRAPAYDQRISDHAPLRVRYELGG, encoded by the coding sequence ATGCCTTCTCACCCGCCGACCTCTCTGAGCATCGCGACCTTCAACGTCAACGGGATCCGCGCCGCGTTCCGCCGCGGCATGGGGGCCTGGTTGACCCGGCACGCGCCCGATGTGCTGCTGCTGCAGGAGGTGCGCGCCACCGACGAGATCATCGAGGGTTACCTGGGCGAGGGCTGGTACCTGGCCCACGAGGAAGGGGCGGCGAAGGGCCGGGCCGGGGTCGCGATCGCCTCGCGTCGCCCGTTCGAGGACGTCCGGATCGGCGTGGGGGAGCCCTCGGCCCGGGTGGACGGTGAGTCCGGGCGCTGGGTGGAGGCCGACATCCGGTGCGGTGACCGGTCGGTCACCGTCGTCTCCACCTACATCCACTCCGGGACCGCCGGCACCCCCTCGATGGACGAGAAGTACGCGTTCCTGGACAAGGTGAGCGCCCGGATGGGCGAGCTCGGCGCCCAGGGGAGGACCGCCGTCGTGGCGGGGGACGTGAACATCGGGCACACCGAGCGCGACATCAAGAACTGGAAGGGCAACCGCAAGAACGCCGGCTTCCTGCCCGAGGAGCGCGCCTACCTGGACCGCTGGACCGGCGAGCTCGGCTGGGTGGACCTCGGGCGGCACTTCGCCGGTGACGTCGACGGGCCCTATACCTGGTGGTCCTGGCGCGGGAAGGCCTTCGACAACGACTCCGGCTGGCGTATCGACTACCAGCTCGCCAGCCCGGCGCTCGCACCCCTGGCGGTCGAGGCGATCGTGGACCGGGCGCCGGCGTATGACCAGCGGATCTCCGACCATGCGCCGCTACGGGTCAGGTACGAGCTGGGCGGGTAA
- a CDS encoding NUDIX hydrolase: protein MQFDTRFAAYGVIIESRDGSEHILLALWNESDRPRWTMPGGGAELAESAEDTVIREVWEETGYTVEPGRLLGLDLHHVPAERRLHGTLPMKAVRALYEARVAGGELTREVDGSTDEARWFPLAEVPALDRVELVDTAIDLWRAQQ, encoded by the coding sequence GTGCAGTTCGACACCCGGTTCGCCGCCTACGGCGTGATCATCGAGTCCCGCGACGGCAGCGAGCACATCCTGCTGGCCCTGTGGAACGAGTCCGACCGGCCGCGGTGGACCATGCCCGGCGGCGGTGCCGAGCTGGCCGAGAGCGCCGAGGACACCGTGATCCGCGAGGTGTGGGAGGAGACCGGGTACACGGTCGAGCCCGGGCGGCTGCTCGGTCTGGACCTCCACCACGTGCCCGCCGAGCGCCGCCTGCACGGCACGCTGCCGATGAAGGCGGTGCGGGCGTTGTACGAGGCGCGGGTCGCCGGGGGTGAGCTGACGCGCGAGGTGGACGGCAGCACCGATGAGGCGCGCTGGTTCCCGCTCGCCGAGGTGCCGGCCCTGGATCGCGTGGAGCTGGTGGACACGGCGATCGATCTGTGGCGCGCGCAGCAGTAG